The following coding sequences lie in one Methanothermobacter sp. MT-2 genomic window:
- a CDS encoding probable porphobilinogen deaminase, protein MKVGTRGSRLALIQTDDIITKLSNIKPIQIKKIIIKTSGDKIKNSQLYKIDRKGIFTRELDKAVLEEKVDFAVHSLKDVPTELNEDLTIAAVPKRESPHEVLVSKLDWDELPANSKIGTSSLRREAFCKHHKKEFKLEPLRGNIDTRIKKVREGEIDATIMAEAGLKRLGLEENIKRRFPLKYITPPAGQGALAIITRKDNPHLNLIKKLNHYKSLQEVKAEKTVLKELGVGCQWPLGVVAQTKGKKLCLYSILLSREGDILSQITLNGPINKAQELGKRVANKMEDYI, encoded by the coding sequence TTGAAAGTAGGGACAAGAGGAAGCCGACTCGCACTCATACAAACAGATGATATCATAACCAAACTTTCAAATATAAAACCCATCCAAATAAAAAAGATCATAATAAAAACAAGTGGCGACAAAATAAAAAATTCACAATTATATAAAATCGACAGAAAAGGAATATTCACAAGAGAACTAGACAAAGCAGTGCTAGAAGAAAAAGTGGACTTCGCAGTCCACAGCCTAAAAGACGTTCCAACAGAACTAAACGAAGACTTAACAATAGCAGCAGTCCCCAAAAGGGAATCACCACACGAAGTCCTAGTATCAAAATTAGACTGGGACGAACTACCAGCCAACTCAAAAATAGGCACCAGCAGCCTCCGAAGAGAAGCCTTCTGCAAACACCATAAAAAAGAATTCAAACTAGAACCCCTACGCGGAAACATAGACACCAGAATAAAAAAGGTCAGAGAAGGGGAAATAGACGCCACTATAATGGCAGAAGCCGGATTAAAACGCCTAGGACTAGAAGAAAACATTAAAAGGAGATTCCCCCTCAAATATATAACTCCACCCGCCGGTCAAGGAGCCCTAGCAATCATAACAAGAAAAGACAACCCACACCTCAACCTAATAAAAAAACTAAACCACTATAAGTCATTGCAAGAAGTTAAAGCCGAAAAAACTGTCCTCAAAGAATTAGGAGTTGGCTGCCAATGGCCCCTAGGTGTTGTGGCCCAAACAAAAGGTAAAAAACTATGCTTATATAGTATCCTTTTATCAAGGGAAGGTGATATATTATCCCAGATAACCTTAAATGGTCCGATCAATAAAGCCCAAGAGTTGGGTAAAAGAGTTGCGAATAAAATGGAGGATTACATTTGA
- a CDS encoding orotate phosphoribosyltransferase, whose product MTEKLIKKAQKLRERGFTTGEIADELNVSKDTARWLTLQTSVKSIKKAPLDFAINWESLGGSSTRMRHVSAAMADMALEYGKIDVVLGIAISGIPFATLMADEIASKMKKDISLAVFHPRKHRKGEDAQGAISSNFAKVKNRKVLIVDDVITSGRTIKEAVTVLKSQKATPIVVTVLIDKKGISKVDNVPVASLIKVKRLG is encoded by the coding sequence ATGACTGAAAAACTTATAAAAAAAGCTCAAAAGCTCCGAGAGAGAGGTTTCACCACAGGAGAAATTGCAGATGAACTCAACGTCTCAAAAGACACAGCAAGATGGTTAACCCTCCAAACAAGTGTTAAATCCATAAAAAAGGCCCCATTAGATTTCGCTATAAACTGGGAAAGCCTTGGTGGGAGCTCCACTCGCATGAGACATGTTTCAGCTGCCATGGCAGACATGGCACTAGAATACGGTAAGATAGATGTAGTACTCGGGATCGCGATTAGTGGCATACCATTCGCCACCCTCATGGCCGATGAAATAGCCTCAAAGATGAAAAAAGACATATCACTAGCAGTTTTCCACCCAAGAAAACATAGGAAGGGTGAAGATGCTCAAGGAGCTATAAGTAGCAATTTTGCAAAGGTTAAAAATAGGAAGGTTCTAATAGTAGATGACGTGATAACAAGTGGAAGAACCATAAAAGAAGCCGTAACAGTGTTAAAAAGTCAAAAGGCAACTCCAATCGTGGTAACTGTACTTATAGACAAGAAAGGTATTTCAAAAGTTGATAACGTTCCCGTAGCATCGCTAATAAAAGTAAAAAGGCTAGGATAA
- a CDS encoding transcription initiation factor IIB has protein sequence MKTDLSEIEKCPECGSGDLRGDYERAEIVCGKCGLVIDDNLLDMGPEWRAFDHEQRDKRTRVGAPLTYTIHDKGLSTMIDWRNKDIYGRDIPARNRAQWYRLRKWQRKIRISGATERNLAYALSELDRDSSNLGLPRSVREAASMIYRKAVENKLIRGRSIEGVVAASLYAACRRCNVPRTLDEIAEISRVSKKEVGRTYRFLTRELNIKLPPTSPVDYVPRFATELGLSGEVQSKAIEIIEKAMKKGLTSGRGPTGVAAAALYIASVLLGERKTQRDVAEVAGVTEVTIRNRYKELTEQLDMGVTL, from the coding sequence ATGAAAACTGACCTATCAGAGATCGAAAAATGCCCAGAATGCGGATCAGGAGACCTTAGAGGAGACTATGAAAGAGCCGAGATTGTCTGCGGGAAATGCGGATTAGTCATAGATGATAATCTATTAGACATGGGACCAGAATGGAGAGCATTCGACCATGAACAACGCGACAAAAGAACAAGAGTAGGAGCACCCCTAACCTACACAATCCACGACAAGGGACTATCAACAATGATAGACTGGAGAAACAAGGACATCTACGGCAGAGACATCCCAGCGAGAAACAGAGCCCAATGGTACAGGTTAAGGAAATGGCAAAGAAAAATCAGAATCTCTGGTGCTACAGAGAGAAACCTAGCCTATGCCCTAAGCGAATTAGATCGCGACTCTTCAAATCTTGGACTCCCAAGGAGCGTGAGAGAAGCTGCATCAATGATATATAGAAAAGCAGTTGAAAATAAACTTATAAGAGGTAGAAGCATCGAAGGAGTGGTCGCAGCATCACTATATGCAGCATGCAGAAGATGCAACGTCCCAAGGACACTTGATGAGATCGCGGAAATTTCAAGAGTGAGTAAAAAAGAGGTTGGCCGCACCTACAGGTTCTTAACACGTGAATTGAATATTAAATTGCCTCCAACATCACCTGTGGATTATGTGCCAAGATTCGCAACAGAACTAGGATTATCTGGGGAAGTCCAATCAAAGGCCATTGAAATAATCGAAAAGGCCATGAAAAAGGGTCTTACATCAGGTAGAGGCCCTACTGGGGTTGCGGCAGCAGCACTTTACATAGCATCAGTATTGCTTGGTGAAAGGAAAACCCAGAGGGATGTTGCAGAGGTTGCAGGTGTGACCGAAGTAACGATAAGGAACAGATACAAGGAACTTACAGAACAGTTGGATATGGGTGTAACCTTATAA
- a CDS encoding peptide chain release factor eRF, subunit 1, whose product MGKVSSKRLYEFRRTLEELAGKKGRGTELVSVYIPPDRQISDVAKHMREELSQSANIKSKQTRKNVQSAIEVIMQRLKLFPRPPENGLVMFVGMIPRGGPGTEKMETYVFEPPEPIKTYIYHCNSEFYLEPLKEMLEEKEIYGLAVLDRKEATLALLKGKRIEILKTLTSGVPGKHKAGGQSQRRFDRLIELAAHEFLKRIGEHMNEAFLSIPDLKGVIIGGPGHTKEDFVKGDYLHHEVKKKIITTVDTSYTGEFGIREVIDKSMDVLTEIDVMREKKLVQRFLSELINEDGLAAYGEDEVRNYLQMGAVEVLLLSEDLKARRATYECPSCGYKMDVTVKGDESRPCPKCNDEMKMLDSRDLVDDLVEIAEMVGSEVEIISTETEEGIQLLKAFGGIGAILRYRP is encoded by the coding sequence TTGGGTAAAGTATCATCAAAGAGACTCTATGAATTTAGGAGGACTTTAGAGGAACTCGCAGGAAAGAAGGGTAGAGGTACTGAGCTTGTATCAGTATACATACCACCTGATAGGCAGATAAGTGACGTGGCTAAGCATATGAGGGAAGAGCTGAGCCAAAGTGCTAATATTAAAAGTAAACAGACTAGAAAAAACGTTCAGTCAGCTATAGAGGTTATAATGCAACGTTTGAAACTGTTCCCCCGTCCGCCAGAGAATGGTCTGGTAATGTTCGTTGGTATGATACCCAGGGGAGGACCAGGCACAGAAAAGATGGAAACATATGTCTTCGAGCCACCAGAACCTATAAAAACTTATATATATCATTGTAATTCTGAATTTTATCTCGAACCCCTAAAAGAGATGCTGGAAGAGAAGGAAATTTATGGTTTGGCTGTTTTGGACCGTAAAGAGGCTACACTAGCACTCTTAAAGGGTAAGAGGATTGAAATCTTGAAAACCCTTACCAGTGGCGTTCCAGGAAAACACAAGGCAGGAGGCCAGTCACAGCGAAGATTCGATCGACTGATAGAATTAGCAGCCCATGAATTCCTTAAAAGGATAGGGGAGCATATGAATGAGGCTTTTTTATCAATACCTGATCTTAAAGGGGTTATAATTGGAGGGCCTGGTCATACTAAGGAAGATTTCGTCAAGGGCGATTACCTTCATCATGAGGTTAAGAAGAAGATTATAACAACTGTTGACACATCTTATACTGGCGAATTTGGTATAAGGGAAGTTATCGACAAATCAATGGATGTTTTAACGGAAATTGATGTGATGAGGGAGAAGAAATTAGTCCAGAGGTTTCTCAGTGAACTCATAAACGAGGATGGACTTGCAGCTTATGGAGAAGATGAGGTGAGAAATTATCTGCAAATGGGTGCGGTGGAGGTGCTTTTATTATCAGAGGATCTTAAGGCAAGGAGAGCTACCTATGAATGTCCATCTTGTGGATATAAAATGGATGTAACTGTAAAGGGTGATGAATCTAGGCCTTGTCCTAAGTGTAATGATGAAATGAAGATGCTAGATTCTCGAGATCTTGTTGATGACCTTGTGGAAATCGCTGAGATGGTGGGTTCTGAGGTTGAGATAATATCAACTGAGACTGAGGAGGGAATACAACTTTTAAAGGCTTTTGGTGGTATAGGGGCGATTTTAAGATACAGACCCTAA
- a CDS encoding glycosyltransferase: MKLSIIIPTYNEEEYLPGLLESIKGQEFNDYEIIVADANSKDKTRKIAENYGCKIVKGGLPAEGRNNGAAIAKGELLLFLDADVILTNGYLKEAVEEFERENLGIAITQMIPLSTKKRDKILHEFANRFMILTESIKPHGAGCCGILTRKELHEKVGGFDESLDFGEDTDYIERIGKISKFKVLRKPRLLVSIRRLEKEGLKDLAFKYTKSTLCDFLGKKLSASELNYTYGHSAKRRKRILYSVCGEGMGHAIRSGVILKELVKDYDVLIFASDRAYKYLKNKFDNVYEIYGFNTVYENNEVNDLKTFLQAMKTFPRDLKENLSLLYKMARDFKPEVVISDFEFYASLISNMLRIPLISVDNMHVITECNIEYPKKYRKDKLKAAAVIRSFIIRPKRYIITSYFFPKIKNPEKVVMFPPILRKKIMNLKPYYGDHILVYQTSKSNIKLLKTLKKINRKFIIYGFNKNKIDGNLYFRRFNESEFFNDLKSAAAVITNGGFTLISEALYLKKPIYSVPVKGQFEQIINAVYLEKLGYGEFHEEADKKSIETFLEKLPVYRKNLEKYEGGDNTALIRELKRTIEEFSR; this comes from the coding sequence ATGAAACTCAGTATAATCATACCAACATACAATGAAGAAGAGTATCTTCCAGGGCTTCTTGAAAGCATAAAAGGTCAAGAATTCAATGATTATGAGATTATAGTAGCCGATGCCAATTCAAAAGACAAAACTAGAAAAATAGCTGAAAATTATGGTTGCAAGATCGTTAAAGGAGGTCTTCCGGCTGAGGGTAGGAATAATGGGGCTGCCATCGCCAAAGGAGAACTCCTATTATTCCTTGACGCAGATGTTATCCTAACCAATGGTTATCTTAAAGAGGCCGTCGAAGAGTTTGAAAGAGAAAACCTTGGCATAGCAATAACACAAATGATACCATTATCAACCAAAAAACGGGATAAAATACTCCACGAATTTGCTAACAGGTTCATGATACTCACAGAATCCATAAAACCGCACGGGGCTGGCTGTTGCGGTATATTAACACGGAAAGAACTCCATGAAAAAGTTGGAGGTTTTGATGAATCTTTAGATTTCGGCGAAGACACCGACTATATAGAAAGAATAGGAAAGATAAGCAAATTCAAAGTCTTGAGAAAACCACGCCTACTCGTATCCATAAGAAGACTTGAAAAAGAGGGATTAAAAGACCTTGCATTCAAATACACGAAGAGCACACTCTGTGATTTCCTAGGTAAAAAGTTAAGCGCCTCAGAATTAAATTACACTTATGGGCACTCTGCAAAAAGACGGAAAAGGATCCTATATTCAGTATGTGGAGAGGGTATGGGGCATGCTATAAGAAGCGGAGTAATACTAAAAGAACTCGTCAAAGACTATGACGTGCTAATATTCGCAAGCGACCGAGCCTACAAGTATCTTAAAAACAAATTTGATAACGTCTATGAAATATATGGTTTCAACACAGTATACGAAAACAATGAGGTTAACGACCTTAAAACCTTCCTACAAGCCATGAAAACCTTTCCAAGAGACCTTAAAGAAAATCTCAGCCTACTATATAAGATGGCCCGAGATTTTAAACCAGAAGTCGTAATATCAGATTTTGAATTTTATGCAAGCCTCATAAGCAACATGTTAAGAATACCCCTCATAAGCGTGGATAACATGCACGTAATCACAGAATGCAATATAGAATATCCAAAAAAATATAGAAAAGACAAGCTAAAGGCCGCGGCTGTTATAAGATCATTTATCATAAGACCAAAAAGATATATTATAACAAGTTATTTCTTCCCAAAAATCAAAAACCCTGAAAAGGTTGTTATGTTCCCACCCATCCTAAGAAAAAAGATAATGAATCTGAAACCATACTATGGCGATCATATACTTGTTTATCAGACAAGCAAATCCAATATAAAACTATTAAAGACCCTTAAAAAGATCAATAGAAAATTCATCATATATGGTTTCAATAAGAATAAAATCGATGGTAACCTATATTTCAGAAGATTTAATGAGAGTGAATTTTTCAATGATCTTAAATCAGCTGCTGCAGTGATCACCAACGGAGGATTCACACTTATAAGTGAGGCTCTTTACCTTAAAAAGCCAATTTATAGCGTCCCGGTTAAAGGACAGTTTGAACAAATCATTAATGCAGTCTACCTTGAAAAACTAGGCTATGGCGAATTCCATGAAGAAGCAGATAAAAAATCCATTGAAACATTCCTAGAAAAACTGCCAGTTTATAGAAAAAATTTGGAAAAATATGAGGGAGGAGATAACACAGCCCTCATAAGGGAACTTAAAAGGACCATTGAAGAATTCTCAAGATAA
- a CDS encoding pyruvoyl-dependent arginine decarboxylase, translated as MKVSITSGKSEGPSRLNALDNALLDAGIGDVNLIKVSSIIPPNTRIIRLPPLEPGSMVNCVLSHSISDNKGDIISAAIAVALSDNIGCVAENSGINKDPKIIREEAIFMVEYMMKRRGEKIKNLIVEEINHKVKECGAVVAALIYLK; from the coding sequence ATGAAAGTTTCAATTACATCAGGGAAAAGTGAAGGGCCAAGCCGGTTAAACGCCCTTGATAACGCCCTACTAGACGCTGGGATAGGTGATGTGAACCTTATAAAAGTTTCAAGCATAATCCCACCTAATACGCGGATAATTAGACTACCCCCACTCGAACCGGGTTCCATGGTGAATTGCGTTCTTTCACACAGCATCTCAGATAATAAAGGTGATATTATATCAGCGGCTATCGCAGTCGCATTATCAGATAACATTGGGTGCGTCGCTGAAAACAGTGGGATAAACAAGGATCCTAAAATTATAAGAGAGGAGGCCATTTTCATGGTTGAATACATGATGAAAAGACGGGGTGAAAAAATAAAGAACTTAATAGTAGAAGAGATAAACCATAAAGTCAAGGAATGTGGTGCTGTAGTAGCAGCTTTAATATACCTAAAATGA
- a CDS encoding dehydrogenase: MRKVNVGVIGVGAMGYNHARVYHRLKNANLIAVADIMEKTLQKTSKKYGVRGYLEYNNLLKIPEIEAVSICVPTTKHYNVVMDAIEHGKHVLVEKPIAFTLKEAKDMVKAAQEKGVKLATGHVERFNPAVKKAKELIENDVIGDVVSASAKRVGPFPPRIKDVGVTIDLAIHDLDVMHYLFDEPVTEIYATMGSILEKSQFEDHAEIMAKFESGITGMLEANWLTPYKRRKLAITGTDGIINIDYIDQSIDVYGKFAQDVEIEHEEPLKNEIKSFLMAIINDKKPEITGEDGIYALRTALAAIKSAKEHRPITLNGDL, encoded by the coding sequence TTGAGAAAGGTAAATGTAGGAGTAATCGGCGTAGGAGCAATGGGTTACAATCATGCAAGAGTCTATCATCGCCTTAAAAACGCCAATCTTATAGCAGTAGCTGATATAATGGAGAAAACGTTGCAGAAAACTTCAAAAAAATATGGCGTCCGTGGTTACCTAGAATATAATAACCTACTCAAAATACCGGAGATAGAAGCTGTAAGCATCTGCGTCCCCACAACAAAACACTACAATGTGGTCATGGATGCGATAGAACATGGAAAACACGTACTCGTGGAAAAACCCATCGCATTCACACTAAAAGAAGCCAAGGATATGGTGAAAGCCGCCCAAGAAAAAGGGGTGAAACTCGCCACAGGACACGTTGAAAGATTCAACCCAGCCGTGAAAAAAGCAAAAGAGCTCATAGAAAATGATGTTATCGGTGACGTGGTATCAGCATCCGCAAAGAGAGTTGGACCATTCCCACCAAGGATAAAAGATGTTGGCGTGACAATAGACCTCGCCATACATGACCTAGATGTGATGCATTACTTATTCGACGAACCAGTAACCGAAATCTACGCCACCATGGGAAGCATACTCGAAAAATCCCAATTCGAAGATCATGCAGAGATAATGGCAAAATTTGAAAGTGGAATAACAGGCATGCTAGAAGCTAACTGGTTAACCCCCTATAAAAGGAGGAAACTAGCAATCACAGGCACCGACGGGATAATAAACATAGATTACATAGATCAAAGCATAGATGTTTATGGTAAATTTGCCCAGGACGTGGAAATAGAACATGAAGAACCATTAAAAAATGAGATAAAATCATTCCTCATGGCAATCATAAACGATAAAAAACCAGAAATAACAGGAGAAGATGGAATATATGCTCTTAGAACAGCCCTCGCAGCTATAAAATCGGCGAAGGAACATCGCCCCATAACATTAAATGGGGATTTATAA
- a CDS encoding bifunctional inositol-1 monophosphatase/fructose-1,6-bisphosphatase yields MKKSDIYYWRSIAIKMAEKVQKAISPLVGKEEAGEIIKMGADGTPTKLIDLVAEDETINVLENTGRPATLISEEIGYLKIGQQEGSEPRIIFVVDPLDGTTNAIKNIPFYGISIAIAEYHPGDVLPSLADVKMGFVKNFATDDIYEALKGRGAFLNNERIKPSKQEAIEESSMGAFIYGTKFPKIDNICRIIRRMRILGSVALELSYVANGSYDAFMDLRGNLRIVDIAASKLIVEEAGGIVTNEKGEPIDGLLNVKERTSLIAAGNKRLHHEIMKTLEVI; encoded by the coding sequence ATGAAAAAATCTGACATTTACTATTGGAGGAGCATCGCGATCAAAATGGCTGAAAAGGTGCAAAAGGCCATATCACCCCTAGTTGGTAAAGAAGAAGCTGGTGAAATAATAAAAATGGGCGCTGATGGGACGCCGACAAAATTAATAGATCTTGTGGCCGAGGACGAGACCATAAATGTGCTGGAGAATACAGGAAGACCCGCCACATTAATCAGTGAAGAGATAGGATACCTCAAGATAGGTCAACAAGAAGGTTCAGAGCCTAGGATAATATTCGTTGTTGACCCCCTAGATGGTACGACAAACGCTATCAAAAATATACCATTCTATGGCATATCCATTGCAATTGCAGAATATCATCCAGGGGATGTTCTACCATCACTAGCAGATGTTAAAATGGGATTCGTTAAAAATTTCGCCACAGACGACATCTATGAGGCCCTAAAAGGGCGTGGAGCATTCTTAAACAATGAGAGGATAAAACCATCCAAACAAGAGGCAATAGAGGAATCTTCCATGGGCGCCTTCATATATGGTACCAAATTCCCCAAAATAGATAACATATGTCGTATCATCCGTAGGATGCGAATCCTAGGCTCAGTAGCATTAGAACTCTCATATGTTGCCAATGGTTCATATGATGCATTCATGGACCTGCGAGGCAATCTAAGGATAGTTGACATAGCCGCCTCAAAGTTAATAGTTGAAGAAGCCGGGGGCATAGTCACCAATGAGAAGGGAGAACCCATAGATGGTCTTCTAAATGTTAAGGAGCGCACTTCACTTATAGCAGCTGGTAACAAGCGCTTACACCATGAAATAATGAAGACATTGGAGGTTATCTAA
- a CDS encoding inorganic polyphosphate/ATP-NAD kinase produces the protein MRMGVVARLDIPKAIKMAEKVIEFLIENGVEVSIDTSLAEKIPEFKDLAKELKDMDVDIILTIGGDGTILRAQSFIDGKKIPLLGINMGTVGFLTEIDPKSVFSDLKEVLKGRYTIEERTRLDVYHHDKLPSALNEVVMMTREPAKMLHIQILVDNEVVEELRADGIIVATPSGSTAYSMSAGGPIVDPRVEAFLIVPICPFKLSARPLVVSDESKIKIRLLKKGKKAVAVVDGQFKEEINYMEELVFQKSENRAYFVRLTKNFYKKVREKLIEGGIKPNKE, from the coding sequence ATGCGCATGGGTGTTGTGGCGCGCCTAGACATTCCCAAGGCCATTAAAATGGCAGAGAAAGTAATCGAATTTCTAATAGAAAATGGTGTTGAAGTCTCCATTGACACTTCACTAGCAGAGAAAATCCCAGAATTCAAAGACTTGGCAAAAGAATTAAAGGATATGGATGTTGACATCATATTAACAATTGGAGGGGATGGGACAATACTACGCGCCCAAAGTTTCATAGATGGGAAGAAAATACCACTACTTGGGATAAACATGGGTACAGTCGGATTTCTAACAGAGATAGACCCCAAGAGCGTGTTCTCAGACCTCAAAGAGGTTTTGAAAGGACGTTATACAATCGAGGAGCGCACACGATTAGATGTCTATCACCATGATAAGTTACCATCAGCCCTCAACGAAGTTGTTATGATGACAAGAGAACCTGCAAAAATGTTACACATCCAAATACTAGTCGACAACGAAGTCGTTGAAGAATTAAGGGCTGATGGGATAATAGTAGCCACTCCAAGCGGCTCCACAGCATACTCCATGTCAGCCGGCGGCCCCATTGTCGACCCAAGAGTAGAAGCATTCCTAATAGTCCCAATATGCCCCTTCAAATTAAGTGCAAGGCCCCTAGTAGTATCTGATGAAAGCAAAATAAAAATAAGACTATTAAAAAAGGGTAAAAAGGCAGTGGCAGTTGTAGACGGCCAATTCAAAGAAGAGATAAACTACATGGAAGAACTAGTCTTCCAAAAATCAGAAAACAGAGCATACTTTGTAAGACTAACCAAGAATTTTTACAAGAAAGTTAGGGAAAAACTAATCGAAGGTGGCATAAAACCCAACAAAGAATAG
- a CDS encoding Mur ligase middle domain protein, which yields MEALVVDLTHGGITIALELKKQFNQVLAWDIYNSLDQKKKKLLEENGIKLVDKIPKSDNLKIIAPIHCPLNLKIDYTHHEMVKILLSDDERLAKTPIIEVTGVKGKTSVVWMLKEILKPKKPLTLSSLGVFLSSEKGDEKLKEDISITPASIIEAVKLANGRNYQTCIFESSLGGTGLADVGILTNIVEDYNIQGGREKASTAKTQIFKSKITCCEHTAYKKYYNSFKNVNTFSLTENDANLHPHDINYGLEKTNLKVHVKNLKTVTGKIYDMKFPIESFAPAPHYLLNLLAAIAGALTLDTNINLIKEGLRNFKGVKGRSSRRHIGEKIIIEEINPGINSEAIKYTLKMVENIKDPIIILGGDYGVTCEEIDENKTASILKNFTKEIILTGELGKNIRKKLGKKTIPYIKNREDALRHALSTTKKHIILIYRSEYSKLQER from the coding sequence ATGGAAGCACTCGTAGTGGATCTCACCCACGGTGGCATCACCATCGCACTCGAACTCAAAAAACAATTTAACCAAGTGCTGGCCTGGGACATCTACAACAGCCTAGATCAAAAAAAGAAGAAACTTCTAGAAGAAAATGGCATCAAACTCGTTGACAAAATCCCAAAATCAGATAACCTGAAGATAATAGCACCCATACACTGCCCCCTCAACCTAAAAATTGACTACACACACCATGAAATGGTAAAAATCCTATTATCAGATGATGAAAGACTGGCCAAAACACCCATAATAGAAGTTACAGGGGTTAAAGGCAAAACAAGTGTTGTATGGATGCTTAAAGAGATCCTGAAACCAAAAAAGCCGCTTACACTCAGCAGCCTAGGAGTTTTTCTATCCTCAGAAAAGGGTGATGAAAAACTTAAAGAAGACATCAGCATAACACCCGCCAGCATAATAGAAGCCGTGAAACTTGCCAATGGCCGAAACTACCAAACATGCATATTCGAATCTTCACTAGGAGGAACAGGTCTTGCAGATGTTGGAATACTAACCAACATAGTAGAAGACTACAATATACAAGGGGGTAGAGAAAAAGCAAGCACAGCCAAAACCCAGATATTCAAGAGTAAAATCACCTGCTGTGAACATACAGCCTACAAAAAATACTATAACTCATTTAAAAATGTGAACACATTCTCCCTAACAGAAAATGATGCTAATCTCCACCCACATGATATAAACTACGGTCTTGAGAAAACTAACCTAAAAGTACATGTGAAAAACCTCAAAACAGTAACAGGCAAAATATATGACATGAAATTTCCCATTGAAAGTTTCGCCCCAGCCCCACATTACCTACTCAACCTACTAGCAGCAATAGCAGGCGCCCTAACCCTCGATACCAATATAAACTTGATAAAAGAAGGGCTTAGAAACTTCAAAGGTGTTAAGGGTAGGAGTTCCCGGCGCCACATTGGAGAAAAGATAATAATAGAAGAGATAAACCCGGGTATAAATTCAGAGGCGATAAAATACACCCTAAAGATGGTGGAGAACATCAAGGACCCTATAATAATACTAGGAGGAGACTATGGGGTCACCTGCGAAGAAATAGATGAAAATAAAACCGCCAGTATACTTAAAAATTTTACAAAGGAAATTATATTAACCGGAGAACTAGGAAAAAACATCCGAAAAAAACTCGGCAAAAAAACAATTCCATATATTAAAAATAGAGAGGATGCGCTAAGACATGCGCTTTCAACCACCAAAAAGCATATCATACTAATTTACCGCTCAGAATATTCTAAACTCCAAGAAAGATAA
- a CDS encoding uridylate kinase, with the protein MKIVITIGGSVIMEKFNPKIFKEYARILTSLQDGNRIFIVVGGGNPARDYIRLARGLGANEAQCDNVGIEVTRLNAKMLIIALGENAYPIAPHNFNEVLQYSATGKIVVMGGTEPAHSTDAVGAILAELVDADILINLTSVDGFYDKDPHKYPDARLYKKITATEMLNRFKDKDWKAGTYEFLDLTAIHLIKRSNIKSIITNGKDPMNLIKALKGEVGTKIIPE; encoded by the coding sequence ATGAAGATAGTGATTACAATCGGCGGATCCGTCATAATGGAGAAATTCAATCCAAAAATCTTCAAGGAATATGCCAGGATTTTAACCTCCTTACAAGATGGTAACAGGATATTCATAGTTGTAGGTGGGGGTAACCCTGCAAGAGATTATATAAGATTAGCAAGGGGACTCGGAGCAAACGAAGCCCAATGTGACAATGTTGGGATAGAAGTCACACGCCTCAATGCGAAAATGCTTATAATAGCCCTTGGTGAAAACGCTTATCCAATCGCACCCCATAATTTCAATGAAGTACTTCAATATTCTGCAACAGGTAAGATCGTGGTTATGGGTGGAACAGAACCCGCCCATAGTACAGATGCAGTTGGCGCCATACTCGCCGAACTTGTAGATGCTGACATACTCATCAATCTAACCTCAGTAGACGGGTTCTATGACAAGGATCCCCACAAATACCCTGATGCCCGCCTCTATAAGAAGATAACAGCCACAGAGATGCTTAACCGATTCAAAGATAAAGACTGGAAGGCGGGAACCTATGAATTCCTCGACTTAACAGCAATACATCTCATAAAAAGATCAAATATCAAGAGCATAATAACAAATGGTAAGGATCCCATGAACCTTATAAAAGCCCTAAAAGGCGAGGTTGGCACTAAAATAATCCCAGAGTGA